The following coding sequences are from one Catenulispora sp. GP43 window:
- a CDS encoding HemK2/MTQ2 family protein methyltransferase, translating to MKGPEGEGRIMTFLIVPPGVYRPRTDTELLADALRREPMTRGGRLLDLGTGSGAVAVAARRGVRITAVDISRRAVATAWLNGMLHRRLIRVRKGDLLEAVRGDLFDVVVSNPPYVPSPDLPTRGPARAWDAGPSGRLWLDRICAEAPGVLKPAGVLLLVHSSLADVAETVRRLTRAGLAVETLSRTRQEFGPITRSRARWLERRGLLTEGERHEEMVVIRGVRV from the coding sequence ATGAAGGGGCCTGAAGGGGAAGGGCGAATCATGACTTTCCTGATTGTGCCGCCGGGCGTGTACCGGCCTCGGACCGACACCGAGTTGCTCGCCGATGCGCTGCGGCGGGAGCCGATGACGCGCGGCGGTCGCCTCCTGGACCTCGGAACCGGCAGCGGGGCGGTCGCCGTCGCCGCGCGGCGCGGTGTCCGGATCACCGCGGTCGACATCTCGCGGCGGGCCGTGGCGACGGCCTGGCTGAACGGAATGCTCCACCGCCGGCTCATCCGTGTCCGAAAGGGCGACTTGCTGGAAGCGGTACGGGGAGACCTGTTCGATGTCGTGGTGTCGAACCCGCCCTACGTGCCATCGCCGGACCTGCCCACACGAGGACCAGCCCGCGCTTGGGACGCGGGTCCCAGCGGGCGGCTGTGGCTGGACCGCATCTGCGCGGAGGCACCAGGGGTACTCAAGCCCGCCGGTGTTCTCCTCCTTGTTCATTCCTCGCTGGCCGACGTGGCCGAGACGGTGCGTCGCCTGACACGAGCCGGTCTCGCTGTGGAGACCCTCAGCCGGACCCGCCAGGAGTTCGGACCCATCACGCGTTCGCGCGCCCGATGGCTGGAACGTCGTGGGCTGCTCACTGAAGGCGAACGTCACGAAGAGATGGTGGTGATTCGCGGTGTCCGCGTCTGA